TTTGCATATAGAACAGCTTTTGCATTATTGCTCTACTTATAAGAATATAGTAAGGAACTTAGAACAGACTTGCACATTACAAACTTAAGGTTCTTTGGTGAAGAatgagaaaacagtattttagcGGTAATCGAATCTCCAAAGTTTTCATTCTTATCTGTTGATCCTTTGGATTCTCTCGCAGAGGAGGGAAAGGTATTGAGTCAGCTTTACCATCGCGACGATGGCAACACCACCGATCATCATGCAGGTGGGCCAGAAGAGGGAGTGAAACAGCACATTAGAGCTGTATAGTTTGGTCAATATTACATTCTTCTGAGAGCCTTCGGGGTCATAGAAGCAGGAGAAGCGTTGGTACTTTCGGAAGTTTTCCATCACAACATTCACCAGTGACAGGGATTCTTCATAATTCTTGCCACACTTGGGTATATACGAACACTGGGAAGAAATCAGAGGGAGAAAAACGCATCTTCAAACCAGATACTATGTCTGTTTTCAGGAGAATTCCAAGAtaattatgctttttaaaagaaatgtaatgctATTAAGTGAATAATACATTTATCCCAGACAAAACTCACTATTATGTACGTCTAAGGAATTTCCCCTTTGGAGAGCCTCCAAGTGCTGTACAAACATTAGTGCTTTAATCTGCACAGCGGCCTCATAGATAGGTGAATATATTATTATTGCTAATTTACACATGCAAAAATGGAACTGATGAAGCACCTCTTCATCTTAAGTGGTGTGTGTATTCTTGCAGTGAGGTGGGTAATTGACTCGCTGTAAATATGAATCTGGAAGATTGGACCTCACTTGCATTGGATCAACATGATCTTAGGCACAGGCGTTCTCTCACAGAGGGAAAGGCCCCAAAAGACCTTAATACAAATCTTCCCTTCAGGGCAATGACTCAATTACGAACAAATGGAAAGTCTAGGACAAAATAGATTTTCGTAGGGACGTGACAGAAGGCTTCCATTCAGCCTCTTGCTGGAGACCAGCCACAGTGGTGGCCCTTGGGCTGTTGCTTAACTTGCTCATGGGTCCTGCCACACTCCCCTGCCGCACTGCTGATCTTACTTGTATGGGGTGATAACTAAATTTAGATAATTTAATGAACGGAAGTAatttttttggagggaaaagACATCTTGATTAAAATAATGCGACCCATgggtttttattgttttaatgtaTAAACTTTACGAATGTCCCTCAGTTCTTTTTCATGACTATGCTGTGAGTTTTCATAACATACTGAGACAGATCTCTAGTCCTAATAATGATCAAAAGATTAAGCTCATAACAGGATTTGATTGATTCATTGGCAGGTTTATTAGCCCAGAATATGATTTGAAGCACGGCAGGAAGATTGTCTGGCGTTAGCAGACTGGAGCATTAATGGTAGAGCATGTCAGCCTGCCATTATGAATATTTCATAGAGCTCTAGAAATTAGAGATGGAAAATATCAGAGCAGTAATATCTCATCCATCTTCCTGCTGGTGCAGGACTGCTCCCCCCTGGATATTCTCTTGCACTCTGTTCAGATTTGTCTTAAATTTCCAAAGCCACAAGCCCTCTTCCAGTGCCTATGACTCTTCAATACATCAGAATCTAATAAGTAGGGGAATTTTTTCAGTGAAGCTGtgcctcattttcttttactgaattATATGCTGTCACTGTCTTAGCAGTATTTCCAGCTCTGATGTTTTGGTGgtgggtgtttgttttgttttgttttgttttgtttttcaaatttggTGCtagacatttttgtttcctgaagtCCCAACTGTTActgtcctgagggaagagacTGAGTGAGGACTTGGCCACTTTTGCCAAGCTCTTCCCTCttgacagaaaacagcaggcaTGTAAAAGCCCAAACGTTGACAGATTCCTGGACTCCAAGTCTGCAGAAACATCCCAAGAGTGCAGTGGGGAGGTTCTGCAAGTCCTGGCTTCCTGCAAGCTGGACTATTTTCCAGACGCTTTTGGAGGAGACCTGATGCAGAAGCAGAACttgagctgctgcctcctgcacccGATGGGCCCGAGCCACCAGCTGTGTTGGGCTGGTTGGGCTGACTGTGCCAAGAGGGTTTGGAAATACGAAGCCATGGAAGTCAGTTGTGCAAGGGAGGTTGATGTGTTTTGTCCCTCAGCCCAGGCTCCTTGTGCCAAAAGCATCTCTCCccgtgctgcagcctcctgtgtGCTCCCTGAGATACGGGTGCCCTTCACTCCATGTGCTAGTGGCCTTGTCCCAGTTCCCTTGAGCATTGTGTAGGTGACTGGCAGGCAAGAAGGCAGACGCTGATAATGGGATGCTTGGagtgtttcctttgttttgatCATCATTTAGTTTTCTCCGATGCCTGGCAGGGAGTTTTGTGTCTATCACTCCTACTCTGTATCTGTGAATGTAGCCTGCTAACTCTATGCTCTTTTATTACACTTCTGCATTGTCAAACACCTGGGAACCTGCAAACATGGAAGTAAACTTTGTCTGTGCCTCTGCCTCAAGTAAGGATTCTGTGACACGACGTGAGAAAAGTGGCTCTTGTGTTACTTGCAATCTGATCACAAGAAGCATGCCCTAGGTAGTTATAAAGAAAACTTATATTTCCAGCCCTACTTTTCTAATTTAAAGGATTGGTCAGTCTGTACAGGCTGCCTACCTGTGGACATGTCCAGTCCAAAGCTCTGCTCAATGAAGAGCTGCTCAGGGACTTATCCAGTCACAATGTGGgtatctccagggatggagaccacacaacatctctgggcaagCTGGAGGCAGTGTTTTTTAAGTCAATGAAGTTGACTCCTGCAGCGGGAGGCACCAGCTTTCCCCAAATTTTGGCTCTCGGACGGGTGCAGCTGCTGCCTACAGCCTGCTTGGTATCGCACGTATGGAGCACTGCTGAGATGGGCTGTGCTGGTCTGAAACCTGGAGGCTCTGCTGATCCCAGCCAGGCACGACAAGCCAGGTAGTTTACAGCTGTTGAGAACTTGCATTCAAAACTGCATTTGGATTCAGGTCACACAGTCAGCAGCAGCATATCAGGAAAAGCTGGGAATCCTCCCGAGAGCAGAGCTTAACCTGTAAAACAACCTTGGGCTGGAGGAGTATTAACTGTGCCTACGTTAAATTAGGAAGAGGAGGTGGCTGGGGGAATTTCGAAGTCTGTtttcagcaaacaaaaatcatcAATAACAGAAAGTGAAGATTTATGCTGAACTTGCTGATTTATTTGAATCCAGTGGAGCACAGAGACTGATCTGATCTGTTTTAATCAAATCACAGCATGAGCATCACTGGATTTTATTTCTGCCCCAGCAGAAATTTGGGTCTGTCCCGGCCTGCGAGTTCCGGGGAACGAGCTGGGTGTGCCTCATTTCTGCACCAACGCCAAACTGGGCTGGGGTGCACTGCTGCGTTTCACACTTCAGATCCAGAGAACTTCGTCTCTCAGCCACAGGAGCTAATTATCCAGCAGAACAACCGGCCCCGTGCAACCACTCTGTGCTTTGACTCATTTTAATATCACTTCATCTTAATATGCAGAAGTAATTTGGTCTACCGAACTGCTGCCATAAATAGAAACACAATAGGTTACGTTGTCAGCAGCCTGACAATGGGGCTCAGCCTTTGTGGGCTGCGGTTTGCCGAGCGCCTGTAGTTTGGGGTTCGGTGACCTTGGATAGCAAAGCAGTCAGTGCAGGTCTGGTACTTGCAAACCTACTGCCTGAGCTGCATCCCGGCTCACTGCGGCCTGCAGACCTCAGTACCCGGGCGCTGTAGGGACAAAGAAGGGGCGGTGGGGAGAGGGCATCCTGCCAGCCTCGCCGCGGTGGCCGGAGGGATGCCGGCCGTGCATCCGCTGCCTTCACCGCAGGCGCCAGGCGGGAGCTGTCTCCGTCCCACCTGGGCTGAGTCACGCTGGGTTTCGCAGTCGCCgaagcagagaaaggaattcttctgtgaaatatgtttttgtttcagcGTCTGGAATCGGAGAAATTGTGCAAGAAAGATGGGCTGGCTTCTTagtctgtcttttatttttacgCTATGTCTTTTCTCCTGACAGTCTCTCCTCTGTAAACTTTCAGCATCTTTGCGCCGCCAACAGGGATAAGTGCTGTGCCACGGCCCCAGCAACACAGCCGACCTCAGCAGAGACTGCCAGGGCTCAGGGTTTGTCACCAGAAATGCAGACGGAGCCACATCTGCTGTCGGGCTCAGGGCTCTTGTCTCCCTCTGCCGTCTTGCCCGGCCCCGCAGTAATGAGGCCGTTCCTATTCTCCTGCCCCCCTGGGACCACCACCCCATGTGGGATGAGCTGTGCTCTGTCCGGGCtctgatttctgctttctctgctctgtacttaccagggaagcagcagctggaagcgTTATATGGCTTTAAAGCAGGGAATGGATATAACATaacctgcagccctgcagaaaccCACCTAGGAAGAAATTTCATTCCGTGCTCCTACCtcagaattaattttcattgtttcttcGTTGTGGTAGAGCAGAAGCTTCTGGCCGGAAGAAGTGAGATTGACGTACACCTGGAGGCAGGGGTACTGAGAGATTTTCCAGCAGTCTGGACCGCAGCTGAATGAGCAGTTGAAGCTTTCTGTGATGGATGCGTTGAGAAGCGAGCACTGAGCCTCTTCCGTCCAGACGCTAAGCAGACAAAAGGAGATGTTAGAGCATGGCAAGAATGGGCAATAAGTGCTAACTGCAGCTCAGCCTTTCCATCAGGGATATACCCGGGGCACCTTGCGGGCTGATGGGACACTCTGTGGGGCTTTGAGCAAAGGCTGGGCTTTCTCATGTCACACATCACAGACAGAGGGTATTATTCTGCAGTCCCTAACGTTTGTGCTTTTGGCACAAAAATACCTGATTCGCTTACTTCTATGTGTAAATGAAAAGGGAACCCTTAGTCTGGAGAAGGTATATCTGAGATCAAAGGGAAtcagcagagaaggaaatggagcagcctgccctggggagaGCAACTTCATGACGGGGCACTGTGAACCAAGACTCGATAGTTAACCACAAAGTCCAGCTCAGCTAAAAGTGGGGGACAACTTTGCATTCCTGGGGTGCGGATATCCATACGCACAAGCCCCCAGTAGCACACAAGTGGTACTGCTTGCAGCTCTACCAGCAGGAAAGCTTTTCTGGTAGCAGCTTGCCTGCTTTTCAGTAAGTTAAATCTCCTGATGTAGTCATTCTGGGGGGATTTCAGCTTATCTCAAATTCACTAGAGGTTAAAACTGGCATGGGGGAGCCTGGGTATGTACTGCCACTGTTCACCTGGGTTTCTTGTATATATTTAAGAGCCTATGGCTGTATTTTCCTTAGAGAGGAAGAGCGCAACCTGTCCATGGCCACAGCTAGGAGGAAGCTGAGGTCTGCTTGCCCCGTGCCGAAGCCTGCAAAAGGCTTTCAGTGATAAGTGATTGCCAAGATTGCTGACTAATTCTCTTGGTATTTCATTTTGGCAGTAATTACACTTGTATattctgttttacatttttattaaattatgcTATGATTTCTGGAGGGAAATCGAATGAAaggtttccttttttattttttatttatttatttattattatttttttttcttcccaggaaGTATTCTGCTGGACGGGTATTGCTGTCTACAAAGCAGAATAGCCCCTAAGGAGATCTGGCTGCACCGAGAGACATGAAAGCACAGGGTAGCCTTCATTTCCCCACTTTAACCTTTGTGACTGCTGTTTTATTCACGTATGGGGAGGATAAACTAACACCTACCTACAACAGACTTGTGAAGTTGGAATATGTGGTACTTTGTAGGTGCTTTGGTATCTTCTGGCAATTTTTCACATAGATTGTAATATAAATCATCTTTCCACATGAGCAGTTTTGACCTTAACAGCCTCTACAATTGACCCTGGTATTGCTAAAAGGTCTGGGAGAGCGATTTGGAAATGCAAATACTCTTAGATACTTAAAAGGGCTTGATCCCTATCTTTGAAAACCTAAACTTTGCCTGGATTTAAAAAGGGACAAATCCCTTTATCACACAACTAAGATGCTGAAAATCAGTACAGTTTATCTTCATgcattgtgttgtttttttttttccttctcagggCAGGGTCAAGAAGGAATATTTTCCTGCAGGTGCACCATTAGAATGGAGGATATTCATACCAGTTAATTTCAGGCACTTATTGTGCATATCTAAATATGAAGCCTGCTGGGGATAAGCCAGCACGTGCCAGCTATTGGCCACTACCTCAGCGTGGGTTTGGGCATGACAGACCAGCCTTTTGATCCGCaattatgcatttttcattCTCCTAACTTTGCTGATCAAGGCAGAAAAAACATTGTTGACAGTCTTATTACAGTCTAGGCTGAATTTTAAATAGGGCTGGTGCTTGAAAACTGCTTTCAAATACTGCTAATGAATTACAGGCCAAACTTTCTGCTCTATACCAGAGAAGAAAGCCAGAGAAAGCCTCAGAAAAATTAAGTACAGAGCAGTAATGATGAAAGATGATCCTTCACTTTCAGCAAATTACTCTATTTTGGGAGGATTTCACTTGTTGACATGAAAGCAGTAACCTACACGGAAAACTACATGCTCCAAAGCAGCTGGATTTCTTTCCCAAATagattcttcatttttcatttgcaaatgcaTTGTTTCTTGAGGcagctaaatatttttgctgctctCTCCAGAGTTTGCCTGGGCTTTGCAGCAACAGCCGCTGCAAGGCTTACAGAGCTCAGCAGGCTGCAAGCCAGCTGATGTGGATATTATAGATATGTTAAACTGTGGCAAGTCTAAGGCTTATGGATCAAGATTTCGTCAAACAGGGATCTAATATTCCCTTGCTTATGCTGGCATTGCTCAGCTTGCTTTTCACTGTAGTTATGTGTAATTTATACTGGGGTAAGGAAATGCAGAATCTGACTTATGTTGACCAAAcgaaaaattataataaaaatagttaaaagaATAACCAATGGTAAGTCAGCTGGAACAGAGCGTGTGAGGTCAGGGCAACTGTAATGAAATTACCTTTGCATGTAAGACCGCAGCAGGGTGATTCCCAGGAGAAAGTACATCATGATAGAGCACACCATCATGGCCAGCCCGAGGAGTATGGCCCGGTCTTCTCCGGCTTTTAGGGCTgtgactgttttccttttgtccaGTAGATCGTGATCCCTGATTTTTTGGTAAATATTTCTGAGGTTGAAAATAATACATTCTTATGTGAAGTTCATATTTAATCAATGAGCCCTCTGTGGGGTGGGCAGTTCCACCTCCATACCCATCTTGTGGGTGAGAAAGGCTTAAGGGTCCTCAGGTGTCCATTTTCAATGGATTCACTCTGACCTGGTGGAAATTTATTCATCTCCAAAACAAATTACAGCCATTTCTGAAAAGGTAAAAACCTCTTATTGCAAATATAAAGATTAGACACTTGTACCAGCTCAGTAAATCCTTCTTTGGTGCAGCTTCATTGGCTCGGTATAATTCTACTATGGATGAATTTGACCTCTCAATGCCAATTTAGGCCACTAGAAGATATTTAGTTATAGGAGGTGTCTTTTCTTCAGTTCAATATAGTAACAGGTCTTATGTTACCATATGTAGGAAATAGCCTGAAGAAAGTAGTCACTGATTTTTTATGACAGGACAGTGTTCTTTCTTGATTCCCTACAGGTTAGTGGAAATTTTCCACCCTGAGTGTGACTCAAAGCTCATGAAACACTATGGGGATTTTGCAATtgatttctgtgggtttttttgatCGGGAgcttatttactttattttaaaaattgctttctggAAGACCCGTTACTCATTACATTGAAAACCCTCACAGAAAATTATTCACTACAGCTATTTGTTCggggattaaaaaaagaagatacaACAAACCATTCCCCCTTCAGCAGAGTCCTTTCCATTTTCTAACCATAAGTCCTTCTTTCATCTCCGAGCCTTTGATGATTCAATGGGTCATGAGGACACAATGgtgaagaaggaaatatttgagTACATTTCAAACACACTCAAACTTTGTGGGTTTAAAATGTACTTACAGACCTGAGGCTGGTCAAAAtctcctgtgttttctgttaCGGTTCTTTTGAATCATCCAGGCAGCACCCGAAGCATGTGAACCGCACGCCTCTGAGCCCTGGCACCACCAAAACATGGACATAGAGGTACACGTGGAAGAAGTTCCTCTTCTACTGTCTGCAAAATGGCAGGTGAGCAACATCAACATCACTTTGGGCTCTAGCAAACCCACCACTCTTTTACGCTGAAACCACCAAGTTTCACGCAACCGTGGAAAAAAGCACCGTGTGACAGACCAACCATGTAATTTACATTCACTAATAGGGACAAAGAAATAGAGTTAAGACAGATGCAAAATCATACATAAGCACAgtagaaacaaggaaaaaaagttcaatCATAAACTCCTTGAAGCTGGAATTGAATTTGTGTTTAGATGATGAGTCATAGCCAGGCAAAGCACATATGGTGTGGGGTTTTACAGCAAAAATTGTGCTTAGGTGCTAGTGCAGTCAAATAGTCTCCCATACCTACGACCCCCTGAAGTTTCTTCATCCTACTGTAATTTACATCTTTAGCTGTCCATGGTTTCTCTTCAAAACCATCCTTTAAAGCTTGTCAGTTTTTTTCTAGTTGGAAATGAAATGGTAATTCAGCCTGTCAAAATTTTCCCTGgtgctggggagaaaaatatattgtgcACTGGTAGATGCCGTTGCCTTCAAAGAAGTGATGTAGAGTAATAATCTAATGTTacttttctattattatttatcaAACTGTATTTAACTCTGAGAGCTGCTATTAGGATTTGCATTGCTCCCAAATGGAAGTcggcaggaaggaagaaattgtCATGCAGTTCCAGAACATTACCTGATCACACAGCATAACTCTTGTCTGCGTGTAGACACAGAGCACAGTGCCATCACTCACTGATGTCACCATAACAGCTAAGACATAAAAAGGGTCACCGATGGacaatttaaatacaaatagcTAATTGAGAATGGTTGCAAATACTTCTGATGTATTTGATCCTTCTGACGTAGAATGAGAGGTAGAAAAGGAGGGACTGAAGGGTTCATTGTAGAGATGTACTCTCTGGCAGGTGATGAGCAAAGAGGATGGTGTGTGGTCCCCGCCTGCCTCACGGTTTCCCACACTTGCTGGCCACGTATGTAGAGTTCAGTAAAGCTCTGTCTATTGGGCTATGCTTGGAGCAGTCATTTGGTTGCCCTGttgcaaatatttgttgttCAAAGCCctgaacagaaaagcagcagtctgGTACACCTTGCTGAGGGCGTTTCTGTCTGGCATCTCTGCCAGAAGCCAGTCTGGTGCCACGTGCCGAGGCGTGCGGTGGCATTGCGTGGCACACCAGCCCTGATGCCGTGCAGGAGAAACACTGCCTGAACACCCCTCTTGCTCCTCCCACTCCTGATGGCTCTGGGCAGGGAGCAAACTGCTCCCTGTGACACCAGGAACATCAGCTATTACCTGGCTgcacattttgcattttgcacTGCAGAGCCCTGGTTTCGGGGACACGATAGGGTACGTACAACATTTTGCCACTAGCAGAGCAGTCTCAGCATTGCCTGAGCTGGCGCAGCAGCTATGGTATCTGCCCGTGTGCTTGCTGCtctgtggggaggggaggattTTGAGTACGTGTGAACTTGTGGCACAGCCCAGGGACCTCTCCCTGCTCGGTGAGCCAGAAAGGTGCTGTGCTCAGCTGGCTGATTCTGCACCCCAGGGCTGCGCAGCCACAATGAGCTGACGGCTGCCCtgcgcacacacacagcactgcaccCCGACACCGTGCATCTCGGGGACTCCATCGAATACTTGCGATGACGTGTGACAACTCCCCAAATAGGACACTGGTGTGGGTGGGGgtgtagtttgtttttaaagcagtgcCAGCTGTCAGAGCACAGCTTCTGCAAAGACATTTAATGGAAAGCAATCCTCCAAGGACGAAAGGTCTTTGCTGTCCTCATCATTTCCAAACTGAAGTTCTCCCCTGCTAAATCTCCGTGTTCCTTTTGCCAAATTGCTCACAGGATACGGGCTGGCTGCTCTACCCAGGTTCAGCTGCCAGAGAGGAAACCTC
This sequence is a window from Anser cygnoides isolate HZ-2024a breed goose chromosome 9, Taihu_goose_T2T_genome, whole genome shotgun sequence. Protein-coding genes within it:
- the KCNMB2 gene encoding calcium-activated potassium channel subunit beta-2 isoform X1, producing the protein MSLCFKYPRDKWRSFHRPTAASKNNTGQPSKMFIWTSGRSSTSYRHDEKRNIYQKIRDHDLLDKRKTVTALKAGEDRAILLGLAMMVCSIMMYFLLGITLLRSYMQSVWTEEAQCSLLNASITESFNCSFSCGPDCWKISQYPCLQVYVNLTSSGQKLLLYHNEETMKINSECSYIPKCGKNYEESLSLVNVVMENFRKYQRFSCFYDPEGSQKNVILTKLYSSNVLFHSLFWPTCMMIGGVAIVAMVKLTQYLSLLCERIQRINR
- the KCNMB2 gene encoding calcium-activated potassium channel subunit beta-2 isoform X4 → MSLCFKYPRDKWRNIYQKIRDHDLLDKRKTVTALKAGEDRAILLGLAMMVCSIMMYFLLGITLLRSYMQSVWTEEAQCSLLNASITESFNCSFSCGPDCWKISQYPCLQVYVNLTSSGQKLLLYHNEETMKINSECSYIPKCGKNYEESLSLVNVVMENFRKYQRFSCFYDPEGSQKNVILTKLYSSNVLFHSLFWPTCMMIGGVAIVAMVKLTQYLSLLCERIQRINR
- the KCNMB2 gene encoding calcium-activated potassium channel subunit beta-2 isoform X2, with the protein product MSLCFKYPRDKWRSFHRPTAASKNNTGQPSKMFIWTSGRSSTSYRHDEKRDHDLLDKRKTVTALKAGEDRAILLGLAMMVCSIMMYFLLGITLLRSYMQSVWTEEAQCSLLNASITESFNCSFSCGPDCWKISQYPCLQVYVNLTSSGQKLLLYHNEETMKINSECSYIPKCGKNYEESLSLVNVVMENFRKYQRFSCFYDPEGSQKNVILTKLYSSNVLFHSLFWPTCMMIGGVAIVAMVKLTQYLSLLCERIQRINR
- the KCNMB2 gene encoding calcium-activated potassium channel subunit beta-2 isoform X6, whose amino-acid sequence is MSLCFKYPRDKWRDHDLLDKRKTVTALKAGEDRAILLGLAMMVCSIMMYFLLGITLLRSYMQSVWTEEAQCSLLNASITESFNCSFSCGPDCWKISQYPCLQVYVNLTSSGQKLLLYHNEETMKINSECSYIPKCGKNYEESLSLVNVVMENFRKYQRFSCFYDPEGSQKNVILTKLYSSNVLFHSLFWPTCMMIGGVAIVAMVKLTQYLSLLCERIQRINR
- the KCNMB2 gene encoding calcium-activated potassium channel subunit beta-2 isoform X5; its protein translation is MFIWTSGRSSTSYRHDEKRDHDLLDKRKTVTALKAGEDRAILLGLAMMVCSIMMYFLLGITLLRSYMQSVWTEEAQCSLLNASITESFNCSFSCGPDCWKISQYPCLQVYVNLTSSGQKLLLYHNEETMKINSECSYIPKCGKNYEESLSLVNVVMENFRKYQRFSCFYDPEGSQKNVILTKLYSSNVLFHSLFWPTCMMIGGVAIVAMVKLTQYLSLLCERIQRINR
- the KCNMB2 gene encoding calcium-activated potassium channel subunit beta-2 isoform X3, which translates into the protein MFIWTSGRSSTSYRHDEKRNIYQKIRDHDLLDKRKTVTALKAGEDRAILLGLAMMVCSIMMYFLLGITLLRSYMQSVWTEEAQCSLLNASITESFNCSFSCGPDCWKISQYPCLQVYVNLTSSGQKLLLYHNEETMKINSECSYIPKCGKNYEESLSLVNVVMENFRKYQRFSCFYDPEGSQKNVILTKLYSSNVLFHSLFWPTCMMIGGVAIVAMVKLTQYLSLLCERIQRINR